A single window of Halotalea alkalilenta DNA harbors:
- a CDS encoding SMP-30/gluconolactonase/LRE family protein encodes MSNPSAYRYALAMVAGLSPVVAEAAGERLEGRVIADDPAFHELVAEDAELVRLYSDARWSEGPLALPDGRLIWSDIENNRVLSWREDEGVDERWLRPAQFHNGHALDHQGRILAASHGKRAIERLEENGEWRVLVDLYGEQKLNSPNDLVVDRQGAIWFTDPTFGIDSPTEGYGGRAVQGGEYVYRFDPEDKSLTRLDTPAVQTPNGLAFSPDEGILYIADSRRSGADGEEPLQRIFAYDLGDDGSLVNERVFTEVSPGVPDGIKVDERGNVWSSSGSGVQVFAPDGRRLGRIELPEITANLAFAKEADGWKVYMTATSGLYRVDVETAAAGGD; translated from the coding sequence ATGAGTAATCCGTCAGCTTACCGCTATGCGCTCGCCATGGTCGCAGGTCTCTCGCCCGTTGTGGCCGAAGCCGCCGGGGAGAGATTAGAGGGTAGAGTCATCGCCGATGATCCAGCCTTCCACGAGTTGGTGGCCGAGGATGCCGAACTGGTCCGCTTGTACAGCGACGCCCGCTGGAGCGAGGGGCCTCTGGCGTTGCCCGATGGGCGGCTGATCTGGAGCGACATCGAAAACAATCGAGTGCTCTCCTGGCGCGAGGATGAAGGCGTCGATGAGCGGTGGTTACGTCCGGCCCAGTTCCACAACGGTCACGCGCTCGATCATCAGGGGCGGATCCTCGCCGCTTCCCATGGTAAGCGGGCGATCGAACGGCTGGAGGAGAACGGCGAGTGGCGCGTGCTGGTCGATCTCTACGGCGAGCAGAAGCTCAATAGCCCCAATGACCTGGTAGTCGATCGCCAAGGGGCGATCTGGTTCACCGATCCGACCTTTGGCATCGACTCCCCGACCGAAGGCTATGGCGGTCGCGCAGTGCAAGGCGGTGAATACGTCTATCGATTCGACCCCGAGGACAAGAGCCTGACCCGCCTCGATACCCCCGCGGTGCAGACGCCCAACGGCCTGGCTTTCTCACCCGACGAGGGAATCCTCTACATCGCCGATTCCCGCCGCAGTGGGGCCGACGGCGAGGAGCCGCTGCAGCGGATCTTCGCATACGACCTCGGCGATGACGGCAGCTTGGTCAACGAGCGGGTCTTCACCGAGGTTTCGCCAGGCGTACCCGATGGGATCAAGGTCGATGAGCGCGGCAATGTCTGGTCGAGCAGTGGCTCCGGCGTGCAGGTCTTCGCACCGGACGGACGCCGCCTGGGTCGCATCGAGCTGCCGGAGATCACCGCCAACCTGGCCTTCGCCAAAGAGGCGGACGGCTGGAAGGTCTATATGACCGCCACCAGCGGACTCTACCGCGTAGATGTCGAGACGGCGGCGGCGGGTGGTGATTGA
- the ntrC gene encoding nitrogen regulation protein NR(I), whose product MSDVARVYIVDDDRAIRWVLERTLAQPDLDVHSFERADAALEAIIRRPPDVLLTDIRMPGTDGLDLMAKAREALPDLAVIVMTAHSDLDSAVASYQGGAFEYLPKPFDVDDALSLVRRAVAHARERSAPTEVPQGITAEIIGEAPAMQEVFRAIGRLSHSNITVMINGESGTGKERVARALHQHSPRARGPFIALNMAAIPKELMESELFGHEKGAFTGATAQRRGRFEQADGGTLFLDEIGDMPADTQTRLLRVLSDGEFYRVGGHTPVRANVRIIAATHQNLEKLVEEGRFREDLFHRLNVIRIHLPRLAERREDIPRLTHHFLAEAARELSAEPKILTLEAEQHLSRLPWPGNVRQLENTCRWLTVMASGREVLVDDLPPELREAEGGEIPSGDWRSAFRGWADRALAAGHTHLLEEAVPDFERILIETALKHTGGRKGEAAELLGWGRNTLTRKLKVLLPALAEGD is encoded by the coding sequence ATGAGTGACGTAGCGCGCGTATATATCGTCGATGACGACCGTGCCATCCGTTGGGTGCTCGAACGCACCCTGGCGCAGCCCGATCTCGACGTGCACAGCTTCGAGCGGGCCGATGCGGCGCTCGAAGCGATCATACGCCGCCCCCCCGACGTGCTGCTGACCGACATTCGCATGCCGGGCACCGATGGCCTCGATCTGATGGCCAAGGCGCGCGAGGCGCTACCTGACCTGGCGGTGATCGTGATGACCGCTCATTCCGATCTCGACAGCGCGGTGGCTTCCTATCAGGGAGGCGCGTTCGAATACCTGCCCAAGCCGTTCGATGTCGACGATGCCCTTTCCCTGGTTCGTCGCGCCGTCGCCCACGCGCGCGAGCGCAGCGCGCCGACCGAAGTGCCGCAGGGCATCACCGCCGAGATCATCGGCGAAGCGCCGGCGATGCAGGAGGTGTTCCGTGCGATCGGCCGCCTCTCGCACTCGAACATCACGGTGATGATCAACGGCGAGTCGGGGACTGGCAAGGAGCGGGTCGCGCGCGCGCTGCACCAGCACAGCCCGCGCGCGCGCGGGCCGTTCATCGCGCTGAACATGGCGGCTATCCCCAAGGAGCTGATGGAGTCGGAGCTCTTCGGCCACGAGAAGGGCGCCTTCACCGGTGCCACTGCCCAGCGCCGCGGGCGCTTCGAGCAGGCCGATGGCGGTACCTTGTTCCTCGACGAGATCGGTGACATGCCCGCGGACACCCAGACCCGGCTACTGCGGGTGCTCTCCGATGGTGAGTTCTATCGCGTCGGCGGCCATACGCCGGTGCGTGCCAACGTGCGGATCATCGCCGCCACCCACCAGAATCTCGAGAAGCTGGTCGAAGAGGGGCGCTTTCGCGAAGACTTGTTTCATCGCCTCAACGTGATCCGCATCCATCTGCCACGGCTGGCCGAGCGCCGCGAGGACATTCCCCGGCTGACCCATCATTTCCTCGCCGAGGCGGCGCGCGAGCTCTCCGCCGAGCCCAAGATCCTCACGCTCGAGGCGGAGCAGCACCTCTCCAGGCTCCCCTGGCCCGGCAACGTGCGCCAGCTCGAGAACACCTGCCGCTGGCTTACCGTGATGGCCTCCGGGCGAGAGGTGCTGGTCGACGACCTGCCTCCTGAGCTGCGCGAGGCCGAGGGTGGCGAGATTCCCTCCGGCGATTGGCGCAGCGCTTTTCGGGGCTGGGCCGATCGCGCGCTCGCCGCCGGGCATACTCATCTGCTCGAGGAGGCGGTGCCGGATTTCGAACGCATCCTGATCGAAACCGCGCTCAAGCATACCGGGGGACGCAAGGGCGAAGCGGCCGAGCTGCTTGGCTGGGGGCGTAACACGCTGACCCGCAAGCTCAAGGTGCTGCTGCCGGCGCTGGCGGAGGGCGATTGA
- the glnL gene encoding nitrogen regulation protein NR(II) — MYPRLLEHLTTAVVLLDDQLRVRWLNPAAEAMMGLSLARVENSCLECLDGEEGQISAMLLKAMAEQHPYTQREATLLVATGEQVTVDYTATPLSADELLIELEPRDRLLRISREEALIARQEMVKVLTRGLAHEIKNPLGGIRGAAQLLERDLPDPALAEFTRVIVEEADRLRDLVDRMLGPNTLPHHEPVNIHVVLERVDTLLRAETSHVEILRDYDPSLPNVLGDESQLIQAVLNVARNGLQAMEESNTESPQLILKTRARRQFTLGVERHRLVCEVGIIDNGPGIPESLRESLFYPMISGRAEGTGLGLSIAQSILHQHQGLIECDSRPGHTEFRLLVPLDLDPESVAEGRRAGPAADAAGFPYK; from the coding sequence ATGTACCCGCGCCTGCTTGAGCACTTGACCACCGCCGTGGTCCTGCTGGATGACCAGCTCCGGGTCCGTTGGTTGAATCCAGCGGCCGAGGCCATGATGGGCTTGAGCTTGGCGCGGGTAGAGAACAGCTGTCTCGAGTGCCTCGACGGTGAGGAAGGGCAGATCAGTGCCATGCTGCTCAAGGCGATGGCCGAGCAGCACCCTTATACCCAGCGTGAAGCGACCCTGCTGGTCGCCACCGGCGAGCAGGTCACCGTCGACTACACCGCGACCCCGCTTTCCGCGGATGAACTGCTGATCGAGCTGGAGCCGCGCGACCGGCTGCTGCGCATCTCTCGCGAGGAGGCGCTGATCGCCCGCCAGGAGATGGTCAAGGTGCTCACCCGCGGGCTCGCGCACGAGATCAAGAACCCGCTTGGCGGCATTCGCGGCGCAGCCCAGCTGCTCGAGCGAGACCTGCCCGACCCAGCGCTCGCCGAGTTCACCCGGGTGATCGTCGAGGAGGCCGATCGGCTGCGCGATCTGGTCGACCGGATGCTGGGGCCGAACACCTTGCCGCATCACGAGCCGGTCAACATCCATGTGGTGCTCGAACGGGTCGACACCCTGCTGCGCGCTGAGACCTCCCATGTAGAGATCCTGCGCGACTACGACCCGAGCCTGCCCAACGTGCTCGGTGACGAGTCGCAGCTGATCCAGGCGGTACTCAATGTCGCCCGTAACGGTCTCCAGGCGATGGAGGAGAGCAACACCGAGTCGCCGCAGCTGATTCTCAAGACGCGCGCGCGGCGGCAGTTCACCCTCGGCGTCGAGCGCCACCGGCTGGTGTGTGAAGTGGGCATCATCGATAACGGCCCCGGTATTCCAGAGTCGCTGCGCGAGTCGCTGTTCTACCCGATGATCTCCGGGCGCGCCGAGGGCACGGGGCTCGGGCTTTCGATCGCCCAGTCGATCCTCCATCAGCATCAAGGCCTGATCGAGTGCGACAGCCGCCCCGGGCATACCGAGTTTCGCCTGCTGGTGCCGCTCGATCTCGATCCCGAGAGCGTGGCGGAGGGGCGCCGGGCAGGGCCTGCAGCGGATGCCGCGGGCTTTCCGTACAAGTGA
- the glnA gene encoding glutamate--ammonia ligase, with translation MAEKTLALIEEHDAKWVDLRFTDTKGKEQHVTIPSRSVDEEFFENGQMFDGSSISGWKGINESDMILMPEDGTAYLDPFTEDSTIVLRCDIIEPATMQGYERDPRSIAKRAEAYLQSTGLGDTAFFGPEPEFFIFDEVHFKNEMNGSFFKITSEEGAWATDSTKLEGGNLGHRPRVKGGYFPVPPVDSFHDLRAAMCSTLEAVGQEVEVHHHEVANAGQNEIGVKFNTLVKKADEVQTMKYVIHNVAHAYGKTATFMPKPMAGDNGSGMHVHQSFWKDGQNMFAGDEYAGLSETALYYIGGVIKHARALNAFTNASTNSYKRLVPGFEAPVMLAYSARNRSASLRIPYTSSPKGKRVEARFPDPTANPYLAFAALLMAGIDGIQNKIHPGDALDKNLYDLPPEEGKLVPTVASSLEQALEALQEDREFLTAGGVFTDDTIDAYIELKMEEVNAVRMVPSPVEYELYYSV, from the coding sequence ATGGCAGAAAAGACACTTGCCCTCATCGAAGAACACGACGCCAAGTGGGTCGACCTTCGCTTCACCGATACCAAGGGCAAGGAGCAGCACGTCACCATCCCGTCGCGCAGCGTCGATGAAGAGTTCTTCGAGAACGGTCAGATGTTCGACGGCTCCTCGATCTCCGGCTGGAAGGGCATCAACGAGTCCGACATGATCCTTATGCCGGAAGACGGAACCGCCTACCTGGATCCGTTCACCGAAGACTCCACCATCGTGCTGCGCTGCGACATCATCGAACCGGCCACCATGCAAGGCTACGAACGCGACCCGCGTTCCATCGCCAAGCGTGCCGAAGCCTATCTGCAGAGCACCGGCCTGGGCGATACCGCCTTCTTCGGTCCCGAGCCCGAGTTCTTCATCTTCGACGAAGTCCATTTCAAAAACGAAATGAACGGCTCGTTTTTCAAGATCACCTCCGAGGAAGGCGCCTGGGCGACCGACTCTACCAAGCTCGAAGGCGGCAACCTCGGCCACCGTCCGCGGGTCAAGGGCGGCTATTTCCCGGTACCTCCCGTCGACTCCTTCCACGACCTGCGCGCGGCCATGTGCTCCACGCTCGAAGCGGTCGGCCAGGAAGTCGAAGTGCATCACCATGAAGTCGCCAACGCTGGCCAGAACGAGATCGGGGTCAAGTTCAACACCCTGGTCAAGAAGGCCGACGAAGTTCAGACCATGAAGTACGTGATCCACAACGTGGCTCACGCCTATGGCAAGACCGCGACCTTCATGCCCAAGCCGATGGCCGGCGACAACGGCTCCGGCATGCACGTCCACCAGTCGTTCTGGAAGGATGGGCAGAACATGTTCGCTGGTGACGAGTACGCAGGCTTGTCCGAGACCGCGCTCTATTACATCGGCGGTGTGATCAAGCACGCGCGTGCGCTGAACGCCTTCACCAACGCGTCGACCAACTCCTATAAGCGCCTGGTGCCGGGCTTCGAAGCGCCGGTCATGCTCGCCTACAGCGCGCGCAACCGTTCCGCTTCGCTGCGTATTCCCTACACCTCGAGCCCGAAGGGCAAGCGCGTCGAGGCTCGTTTCCCCGACCCGACCGCCAACCCCTACCTGGCCTTCGCCGCGCTGCTGATGGCTGGCATCGACGGCATCCAGAACAAGATCCATCCTGGCGACGCGCTGGACAAGAACCTCTATGACCTGCCGCCGGAAGAAGGCAAGCTGGTGCCGACCGTTGCTTCCAGCCTCGAGCAGGCGTTGGAAGCGCTGCAGGAGGATCGCGAGTTCCTGACCGCTGGCGGTGTGTTCACCGACGATACGATCGACGCTTACATCGAACTCAAGATGGAAGAAGTCAATGCGGTTCGTATGGTGCCGAGCCCGGTGGAATACGAGCTCTACTACAGCGTCTGA
- the typA gene encoding translational GTPase TypA, which yields MSQHELDSRIAHIRNIAIIAHVDHGKTTLVDKLLQQSGTLDRRTEGQERIMDSSDQEKERGITILAKNTAIQWRDYHINIVDTPGHADFGGEVERVMSMVDSVLLLVDAVDGPMPQTRFVTQKAFDQGLKPIVVVNKIDRPGARPDWVIDQIFDLFDNLGATDEQLDFPIIYCSALNGIAGLDPEELADDMTPMFQAIVDIVEPPKVELDGPFQMQISALDYSSYVGVIGVGRIKRGSVKPNQQVTVIDVDGSTRRGKIGQVMTHLGLDRVQTQEATAGDIICITGIDELGISDTLCDPAAVEALPPLSVDQPTVSMTFQVNDSPFAGRDGKFVTSRNIKERLDQELIHNVALRVQQGETPEKFIVSGRGELHLSVLIETMRREGFELSVGRPEVIIREIDGVKQEPYEEVIIDCEEQHQGSIMEELGYRKGEMTNMNPDGKGRVRLDFIIPARGLIGFRGQFLTMTSGTGILTSRFDHYGPLKPDASIERRNGVLVSMVTGKALAYALYTLQERGKLIIDHGTEVYEGMLIGIHNRANDLVVNPTKGKKLDNMRASGNDENIVLTPPVRFSLEQAIEFLDSDELVEVTPNHIRLRKKHLTENERKRASK from the coding sequence ATGTCACAGCACGAACTCGATTCCCGGATCGCCCATATCCGGAACATCGCCATCATCGCCCACGTCGACCATGGCAAGACCACGCTGGTCGACAAGCTGCTCCAGCAGTCGGGCACTCTCGACCGCCGCACCGAGGGTCAGGAGCGGATCATGGACTCCAGCGACCAGGAAAAGGAACGCGGCATCACCATCCTGGCCAAGAACACCGCGATCCAGTGGCGCGACTATCACATCAACATCGTCGACACCCCTGGACACGCCGACTTCGGCGGCGAAGTAGAGCGGGTGATGTCGATGGTCGATTCGGTACTGCTGCTGGTCGACGCGGTCGACGGCCCGATGCCGCAGACTCGCTTCGTCACCCAGAAGGCCTTCGACCAGGGCCTCAAGCCCATCGTGGTGGTGAACAAGATCGATCGTCCCGGCGCGCGTCCCGACTGGGTCATCGACCAGATCTTCGATCTGTTCGACAACCTCGGCGCCACCGATGAACAGCTCGACTTCCCGATCATCTACTGCTCCGCGCTCAACGGCATCGCCGGCCTCGACCCGGAAGAGCTGGCCGACGACATGACGCCGATGTTCCAGGCGATCGTCGATATCGTCGAGCCACCCAAGGTCGAACTCGACGGCCCGTTCCAGATGCAGATCTCCGCGCTCGACTACTCGAGCTACGTCGGTGTCATCGGCGTCGGTCGGATCAAGCGCGGCTCGGTCAAGCCCAATCAGCAGGTCACCGTGATCGACGTCGACGGCTCTACCCGTCGCGGCAAGATCGGCCAGGTCATGACCCACCTCGGTCTCGATCGGGTGCAGACCCAGGAAGCCACCGCCGGCGATATCATCTGCATCACCGGGATCGACGAGCTCGGCATCTCCGACACCCTGTGCGACCCGGCCGCGGTCGAGGCATTGCCGCCGCTGTCCGTCGACCAGCCGACGGTGTCGATGACCTTCCAGGTCAACGATTCGCCGTTCGCCGGCCGCGACGGCAAGTTCGTCACCAGCCGCAACATCAAGGAACGGCTCGACCAGGAGCTGATCCACAACGTCGCACTGCGCGTCCAGCAGGGCGAGACGCCGGAGAAGTTCATCGTCTCCGGGCGTGGCGAACTGCACCTTTCGGTGCTGATCGAGACCATGCGTCGCGAAGGCTTCGAATTGTCGGTCGGCCGCCCCGAGGTAATCATCCGCGAGATCGACGGGGTCAAGCAGGAACCGTACGAAGAGGTGATCATCGACTGCGAAGAGCAGCACCAGGGCTCGATCATGGAAGAGCTCGGCTATCGCAAGGGCGAGATGACCAACATGAACCCGGATGGCAAGGGCCGGGTGCGTCTGGACTTCATCATCCCCGCGCGTGGGCTGATCGGCTTCCGCGGCCAGTTCCTGACCATGACCTCGGGTACCGGCATCCTCACCAGCCGCTTCGATCACTACGGCCCGCTCAAGCCGGATGCCTCGATCGAGCGCCGCAACGGCGTCCTGGTATCGATGGTCACCGGCAAGGCGCTGGCCTATGCGCTCTATACCCTCCAGGAGCGCGGCAAGCTGATCATCGACCATGGCACCGAGGTCTACGAGGGGATGCTGATCGGCATCCACAACCGTGCCAACGACCTGGTGGTCAACCCGACCAAGGGCAAGAAGCTCGACAACATGCGCGCCTCGGGCAACGACGAGAACATCGTCCTCACCCCGCCGGTACGCTTCTCGCTCGAACAGGCGATCGAGTTCCTCGACAGCGACGAGCTGGTCGAAGTGACGCCCAACCACATCCGCCTGCGCAAGAAACACCTCACCGAAAACGAGCGCAAGCGCGCCTCGAAGTGA
- a CDS encoding undecaprenyl-diphosphate phosphatase, with amino-acid sequence MEWTHLIVLALIQGLTEFLPVSSSAHLILPSQLLGWPDQGLAFDVAVHVGTLAAVVLYFRTQLREVAVGWTRQLTGHGSSPESRLGWSVIAATLPILVVGGLLANWIELTMRSMTVIALTTIIFGLLLWWADRLGKRSREMPQIDIRVALLIGLAQVIALVPGTSRSGITLTAGLLLGFTRQASARFSFLLSIPLIAAAGVFKGVELWQTGGVDGWRDPLLGAMISFVTALVCIKAFLALLDRIGMLPFVIYRLVLGGALLLVL; translated from the coding sequence ATGGAATGGACACACCTGATTGTTCTGGCCCTGATCCAAGGGCTCACTGAGTTCCTTCCCGTCTCATCGTCGGCCCACCTGATACTTCCCTCCCAACTGCTTGGCTGGCCCGATCAAGGACTCGCCTTCGATGTGGCCGTCCACGTCGGCACACTCGCCGCTGTGGTGCTCTACTTTCGCACCCAGCTGCGCGAGGTGGCGGTGGGCTGGACCCGCCAGTTGACCGGCCACGGCTCGAGCCCCGAAAGCCGCCTCGGCTGGTCGGTGATCGCCGCCACGTTACCGATACTGGTGGTCGGTGGACTGCTCGCCAACTGGATCGAGCTGACCATGCGCTCGATGACCGTAATCGCCCTGACCACGATCATCTTCGGACTGCTATTGTGGTGGGCCGACCGACTCGGCAAGCGCTCCCGCGAAATGCCCCAGATCGATATACGCGTCGCGCTGTTGATCGGCCTTGCCCAGGTCATCGCTCTGGTGCCCGGTACTTCCCGCTCGGGGATAACCCTCACCGCAGGCCTGCTGCTCGGCTTCACCCGCCAGGCCTCGGCGCGTTTCTCGTTTTTGCTTTCGATCCCGCTGATCGCCGCCGCCGGCGTATTCAAGGGTGTCGAGCTTTGGCAAACCGGCGGTGTGGACGGCTGGCGCGACCCGCTGCTCGGCGCAATGATCTCCTTCGTCACCGCGCTGGTCTGCATCAAAGCGTTTCTCGCCCTGCTCGACCGTATAGGCATGCTGCCCTTCGTGATCTATCGACTGGTGCTCGGTGGCGCCCTGCTGCTGGTGCTGTAG
- a CDS encoding undecaprenyl-diphosphate phosphatase translates to MTFGDAGDALILGIVEGLTEFLPISSTGHQIIVADLLNFSGDKAVAFNVIIQLGAILAVVWEYRAKIAGIAISLPTNIESRRFVRNVLIAFFPAVLLGLAFADVIQHYLFNPITVAAALVIGGILILWAEKRKHLVRAESIEQIRWHDALKVGCCQCLALIPGTSRSGSTIIGGLFFGLSRKAATEFSFFLAIPTMIGATTYMFIKHGSTLIDGNLGMLAIGFVTAFIFAMIAVRALLRFIGHHSYAAFAWYRIAFGLLILATWQFGWIDWAHVTEL, encoded by the coding sequence ATGACCTTTGGAGACGCCGGTGATGCGCTGATACTAGGCATCGTCGAGGGCTTGACCGAGTTCCTGCCGATCTCGAGCACCGGCCACCAGATCATCGTCGCCGACCTGCTCAACTTCTCGGGCGACAAGGCGGTCGCCTTCAATGTGATCATCCAGCTCGGCGCGATTCTCGCCGTAGTGTGGGAGTACCGCGCCAAGATTGCCGGCATTGCGATCAGCCTGCCCACCAACATCGAGTCGCGCCGCTTCGTGCGCAATGTGCTGATCGCCTTCTTCCCGGCGGTACTGCTCGGCTTGGCCTTCGCCGACGTGATTCAGCACTATCTGTTCAACCCGATCACCGTCGCTGCCGCCCTGGTGATCGGCGGCATCCTGATCCTATGGGCAGAGAAGCGTAAGCACCTCGTGCGAGCTGAATCGATCGAGCAGATTCGCTGGCACGATGCACTCAAGGTCGGCTGCTGTCAGTGCCTGGCGCTGATTCCCGGCACCTCGCGCTCCGGCTCGACGATCATCGGCGGGCTGTTCTTCGGCCTCTCGCGCAAGGCCGCGACCGAGTTCTCGTTCTTCCTCGCCATCCCGACGATGATCGGCGCCACCACCTACATGTTCATCAAGCACGGCAGCACCCTGATCGATGGCAATCTCGGCATGCTCGCGATCGGCTTCGTCACCGCTTTCATCTTCGCCATGATCGCGGTGCGCGCGCTGCTGCGCTTCATCGGCCACCACAGCTACGCCGCCTTCGCTTGGTACCGCATCGCCTTCGGTTTGCTGATCCTCGCGACTTGGCAGTTCGGCTGGATCGACTGGGCCCACGTCACCGAGCTATAG